A single genomic interval of Cucumis sativus cultivar 9930 chromosome 5, Cucumber_9930_V3, whole genome shotgun sequence harbors:
- the LOC101221482 gene encoding multiple inositol polyphosphate phosphatase 1 isoform X2, protein MAARKEIFMAIFLLIFLFLFTHLRAEERSFDVKQHLSTVTRYGAAKGGHYSNYVPAPDGCIPIHLNLVARHGTRAPTKKRIKELNNLENQLQMLLSAAAGNGLSLHKVPSWLKGWKSPWREKVNGGELIPEGEQELYDLGIRTRKLFPDLFSDDYHPDIYTIKATQIPRASASAVAFGMGLFSGRGNLGLDHHRAFSVVSESRASDTMLRFFDCCQRYEDYRKNQEPEVEKRKEPVLDDITKSLTERYGLNFTRQHISSLWFLCKQEASLLDITDQACGMFSQSEVALLEWMDDMEVFILKGYGNSLNYRMGVPLLEDIVQSMEKAITAKEEKRVPGSYEKARLRFAHAETVLPFTCLLGLFLEGGHHGFKQIQREQSLQLPPRPPATRIWKGSAVAPFAGNNMLVLYSCPANNLSDEYLVQVLHNEEPIAMPGCDGLHFCPFQMFKDKIVAPHLEHDFNTLCTANVEEQTPSPESSADAESTFYYM, encoded by the exons ATGGCAGCGAGGAAGGAAATTTTCATGgccatttttcttctcattttcttattcCTATTCACTCATTTGAGGGCTGAAGAGCGATCATTCGATGTAAAGCAACATCTGTCCACGGTTACCAG ATATGGTGCAGCAAAAGGTGGTCATTATAGTAACTATGTTCCCGCTCCTGATGGATGCATTCCAATCCATTTAAATCTTGTG GCTAGGCACGGAACTCGTGCTCCAACCAAAAAACGGATCAAAGAGTTAAACAACTTGGAGAATCAATTACAGATGCTTTTAAGTGCTGCTGCAGGCAATGGTTTATCTCTGCATAAAGTTCCTTCCTGGTTGAAGGGATGGAAATCTCCTTGGAGAGAAAAAGTGAATGGTGGAGAATTAATTCCTGAAGGAGAGCAAGAATTGTATGATCTCGGAATTAGAACAAGAAAATTGTTTCCTGACTTGTTTAGTGATGATTATCACCCCGACATATATACAATCAAAGCAACTCAG ATTCCTCGAGCATCTGCTAGTGCTGTGGCATTTGGTATGGGGCTATTCAGTGGGAGAGGAAACCTTGGACTAGATCATCATCGAGCTTTTTCTGTTGTTAGTGAGAGTCGTGCCAGTGATACGATGCTTAGGTTTTTCGATTGTTGTCAGAGATATGAG GATTATAGGAAGAATCAGGAACCTGAAGTTGAGAAGCGTAAAGAACCTGTACTTGATGATATTACTAAGTCACTCACTGAACGTTATGGTCTAAATTTTACCCGGCAACACATTTCATCTCTTTGGTTTCTCTGTAAGCAG GAGGCATCCTTGTTGGACATAACAGATCAAGCTTGTGGAATGTTCAGCCAGTCTGAG GTTGCTTTGTTGGAGTGGATGGATGATATGGAGGTGTTTATATTGAAGGGTTATGGCAATTCATTAAACTATAGAATGGGAGTTCCTTTGTTGGAAGATATCGTTCAATCCATGGAGAAAGCTATCACAGCCAAAGAAg AAAAACGAGTTCCTGGCAGCTATGAGAAGGCAAGACTTCGTTTTGCTCATGCTGAAACTGTGCTTCCATTCACATGTTTGCTCGGGCTCTTCCTTGAAGGAGGACATCATg GatttaaacaaatacaaaGGGAGCAGTCTTTGCAACTTCCTCCACGGCCTCCAGCTACTAGAATCTGGAAGGGAAGTGCTGTTGCACCTTTTGCTGGGAATAACATGCTGGTTCTCTATAGCTGCCCCGCCAATAACTTGTCGGACGAGTACCTTGTGCAAGTCTTGCATAATGAAGAACCCATAGCAATGCCG GGTTGCGATGGTTTGCATTTTTGCCCCTTCCAAATGTTCAAG GACAAAATTGTGGCCCCTCATCTTGAGCATGATTTCAACACGTTGTGCACTGCGAATGTGGAAGAACAAACACCATCGCCTGAATCGA GCGCAGATGCTGAGTCCACGTTTTATTACATGTAG
- the LOC101221482 gene encoding multiple inositol polyphosphate phosphatase 1 isoform X1, whose protein sequence is MAARKEIFMAIFLLIFLFLFTHLRAEERSFDVKQHLSTVTRYGAAKGGHYSNYVPAPDGCIPIHLNLVARHGTRAPTKKRIKELNNLENQLQMLLSAAAGNGLSLHKVPSWLKGWKSPWREKVNGGELIPEGEQELYDLGIRTRKLFPDLFSDDYHPDIYTIKATQIPRASASAVAFGMGLFSGRGNLGLDHHRAFSVVSESRASDTMLRFFDCCQRYEDYRKNQEPEVEKRKEPVLDDITKSLTERYGLNFTRQHISSLWFLCKQEASLLDITDQACGMFSQSEVALLEWMDDMEVFILKGYGNSLNYRMGVPLLEDIVQSMEKAITAKEEKRVPGSYEKARLRFAHAETVLPFTCLLGLFLEGGHHGFKQIQREQSLQLPPRPPATRIWKGSAVAPFAGNNMLVLYSCPANNLSDEYLVQVLHNEEPIAMPGCDGLHFCPFQMFKDKIVAPHLEHDFNTLCTANVEEQTPSPESSKLSLFHWLFSLWNNDKQPRTDEL, encoded by the exons ATGGCAGCGAGGAAGGAAATTTTCATGgccatttttcttctcattttcttattcCTATTCACTCATTTGAGGGCTGAAGAGCGATCATTCGATGTAAAGCAACATCTGTCCACGGTTACCAG ATATGGTGCAGCAAAAGGTGGTCATTATAGTAACTATGTTCCCGCTCCTGATGGATGCATTCCAATCCATTTAAATCTTGTG GCTAGGCACGGAACTCGTGCTCCAACCAAAAAACGGATCAAAGAGTTAAACAACTTGGAGAATCAATTACAGATGCTTTTAAGTGCTGCTGCAGGCAATGGTTTATCTCTGCATAAAGTTCCTTCCTGGTTGAAGGGATGGAAATCTCCTTGGAGAGAAAAAGTGAATGGTGGAGAATTAATTCCTGAAGGAGAGCAAGAATTGTATGATCTCGGAATTAGAACAAGAAAATTGTTTCCTGACTTGTTTAGTGATGATTATCACCCCGACATATATACAATCAAAGCAACTCAG ATTCCTCGAGCATCTGCTAGTGCTGTGGCATTTGGTATGGGGCTATTCAGTGGGAGAGGAAACCTTGGACTAGATCATCATCGAGCTTTTTCTGTTGTTAGTGAGAGTCGTGCCAGTGATACGATGCTTAGGTTTTTCGATTGTTGTCAGAGATATGAG GATTATAGGAAGAATCAGGAACCTGAAGTTGAGAAGCGTAAAGAACCTGTACTTGATGATATTACTAAGTCACTCACTGAACGTTATGGTCTAAATTTTACCCGGCAACACATTTCATCTCTTTGGTTTCTCTGTAAGCAG GAGGCATCCTTGTTGGACATAACAGATCAAGCTTGTGGAATGTTCAGCCAGTCTGAG GTTGCTTTGTTGGAGTGGATGGATGATATGGAGGTGTTTATATTGAAGGGTTATGGCAATTCATTAAACTATAGAATGGGAGTTCCTTTGTTGGAAGATATCGTTCAATCCATGGAGAAAGCTATCACAGCCAAAGAAg AAAAACGAGTTCCTGGCAGCTATGAGAAGGCAAGACTTCGTTTTGCTCATGCTGAAACTGTGCTTCCATTCACATGTTTGCTCGGGCTCTTCCTTGAAGGAGGACATCATg GatttaaacaaatacaaaGGGAGCAGTCTTTGCAACTTCCTCCACGGCCTCCAGCTACTAGAATCTGGAAGGGAAGTGCTGTTGCACCTTTTGCTGGGAATAACATGCTGGTTCTCTATAGCTGCCCCGCCAATAACTTGTCGGACGAGTACCTTGTGCAAGTCTTGCATAATGAAGAACCCATAGCAATGCCG GGTTGCGATGGTTTGCATTTTTGCCCCTTCCAAATGTTCAAG GACAAAATTGTGGCCCCTCATCTTGAGCATGATTTCAACACGTTGTGCACTGCGAATGTGGAAGAACAAACACCATCGCCTGAATCGAGTAAGTTATCACTGTTCCATTGGCTCTTCTCGCTGTGGAATAATGATAAACAACCTCGAACAGATGAATTGTAA